GTTAATTAAAGTTTAACTAAAGAGTATTGAACTCCGTACTAATTTTAATTGaacaaggacctattctccaaataaaAAGTTTTGGTTAAAATTCGAGGTATGTTTACTCATGCCACAGTGACCTAAACCCTATAAACCTGAAAGTCTGACAAAACTTAAAACGAGAGGGACTGCAAGTTTCGGCGCTAAACTCTAATCGGTACTCCAATGGATTCATCTTTTATTTTGAATATCGGTAAGTTTATTTCTCCCTCATAATACGATTTAATGATATTCAAATAAACGTACTTATGTGTGAAAAACATGATTCATGTTGTAATTTCTATTCGACTTTTTATTTTCTTCAATTTAATGCTGTCACACATTCATTGTTTATTCCAGTTGAATTCGTTCATTCTGGTTTAGCAATTCGAGTTATTTGAGATTGTTATAACCTAGTTAGCGATTTACTCTAAACATATTCAAGAGACCGAATATTAACTTAGATACTTATTAGAATCCCTAAAGAATAAAGCAGCAAGTATGAATAGATTGCTTTAGCTATTCACCTTTTGAACTTTAAGCATTATAAAGACGACTAATCAACAAATAGAAAAATGCATATAGTATCAACTAAGTGTATTCAGATTACCTGATGAGTAATTGGCTTGAAACCAGTACTGTAAGCTCCATATGGGCTGCACAAATCTTAATATTAAACAGGAaacattaatgatgttacttattgGGAGATGACATGAAAGTTACATAAGCACAACAGAAAAATATttgacaactactaaaaaagataaGCCCCTTTATGAAACCATAGGTGGTAAAATGGGCAGGTTAGTTAATGATTGGTTTGTTAACTAGATACATGTGAGGTTGCGTTGACCTGAAACACTTCTcgtccaaacttttatacaaataaCTAGTGTATCAAATATGAttatcaaatacatatatatactactTTGATAATAAACTAAAACTTTGATAGAAATGATTTGGGAGGTTTTATGGATCGAAGATACACATTGGGAAACTCTCAGTTCATTAGATCTGTTGTTTATCAAGCAGTTTTTCTATTTTACCTTTTGACCCATTGAGAGATATATCATAGCCCAAATCGACCCATTTATAAGAAAATTGATCTTACTTCCATTCATAAGTAAATTGATATAACATCGGCCTAAGAACTACATCACATTTTGCGCATCTTGGTTGTGGAAATCTTTATCGATTTTGATTGAAGAAAaaacaaattaataaaaataaaaataaagagtaTCATAGTAATTAAATAAACCAGTCTTTGTTTTCTTGAATGTAATGACAGATAACAATGCTAAGAGGAGGTTTGTAACTTGTACTGAAATGGATAGAATCAGTAATTTGGCAGAGAATTTGATAGACTCGATTTTAGAGAAGCTACCTGTTGTAGATGCGGTGAGGACACATGTCCTGTCAAAAAAATGGAGGTACAGATGGACTTCAATTAGGTCATTGGTTCTTGATAAACATTTCTCAGAAAAGTTTGCAAAAAATGGAAGTTTTGGTCATAATGGATTTATTAGGATCACAAACTATATCTTTAACTATCTCAAGGGTCCTCGCTTAAAGTTACATCTTCACATACCAAACATGTTTCTTGATAGTTTCCAAGAAGTCAATCAATGGATTTCATCATTGTCAAGAGATGGTGTTAGAGAACTCATCCTTACAAATTCAAACCAACGTTATCAACTTCCATATTATTTATTTCATTGTCTAGAATTGAGAATCCTAGAACTTGACAACTGTATCATTAAGCCACCACTTGAGTTTCAAGGATTTCTATATCTCGAAAAACTTAGGCTTAGGAATATTGAATTTGGGGCTAACTTACATGGAACTATTATCAACTTACCACAGCTCAAGATGTTGCAATTGTTTGAATGCACCAATGTTTACAATTTCAAGATCAAGTCTACAAAGTTGTTTCAGTTATTGATCAGGAGTTGCCCCGATGCAACTTTGCTCCACTTGTTGCATAGTAAATGTCTTAGTGAGTTTGGTATATTTATCAAAAAACCTATTCAGGGAGTTGAGAGAGTTAATTTGGCAAGCTTGTTAAGTAATATGCCATGTGTTGGGTATTTTGTTATCGACGAGTATTTTCTCCAGGTACGAGTTGAATTTTAAATTctagggttaaggctactcaagggccatatactttttgttttgtcccgatgtagtccacatacccaaaaaaatactattataggccataaactttgaaaaagtgtatcgatgtaaacaaaaggtaacttgttaccggctaaacaggtcaccttttgtttacatcgatacggAAAATATGTGacctacatcgatacactttttgaaagtatgtgaactACATTAGTACTTTTTTTTGTATAAAGCttacattggaacaaaaaaaattatacttttttgaAAATCAACCTACAAAATCGATCAACCTTATTTATCAGGTCAACGGTTTAcattaacacatttttttaaagtttatggcctataatagtattttttttgggtatatggactacatcgggacaaaataaaaagtatatGGCCTTTgaatagccttaaccctaaattctaatatttatattttgCTCTTCATCATTTTGCGTTTGAGCAAGTGAACTTTACCATTCAACTCTTGTGTATAGTTAGTTCTCATATATTATTTCGTATCATCTTCCAACCATATCTTCTTTGTTAACTTATAATCTTACTTTCACCCTTACAGTTTTCCATTGCAGAAAATATTCCCAAGTGGCTTCCACACCCAACTAATAGTTTAAAACTTCTCTACTTACGAGACTTCAAATTTGGTGATTTGTACAAACTTCAAGGTTTTTTATGTATCCTTCGGAACTCACCTAACTTGAGACGACTCGATGTGTACAATCAGGTAAAGAGTGCTAAACGTTTATCTTGTGTTTTTGTGTTGTGTGTGCATATATAGTAATTTAATGTGGGTTCCTTTTATACACAGTCAGTCTCACTTTTAATGTATTTCCAGGATCTTCCAAACGTGTATTTGGATGTGAAACCAACAATAGCTTATTTGGAAGCTTCTGACTGTTTAGACCAGACATTGAACT
This genomic stretch from Rutidosis leptorrhynchoides isolate AG116_Rl617_1_P2 chromosome 11, CSIRO_AGI_Rlap_v1, whole genome shotgun sequence harbors:
- the LOC139875201 gene encoding F-box/FBD/LRR-repeat protein At1g13570-like, with the protein product MTDNNAKRRFVTCTEMDRISNLAENLIDSILEKLPVVDAVRTHVLSKKWRYRWTSIRSLVLDKHFSEKFAKNGSFGHNGFIRITNYIFNYLKGPRLKLHLHIPNMFLDSFQEVNQWISSLSRDGVRELILTNSNQRYQLPYYLFHCLELRILELDNCIIKPPLEFQGFLYLEKLRLRNIEFGANLHGTIINLPQLKMLQLFECTNVYNFKIKSTKLFQLLIRSCPDATLLHLLHSKCLSEFGIFIKKPIQGVERVNLASLLSNMPCVGYFVIDEYFLQFSIAENIPKWLPHPTNSLKLLYLRDFKFGDLYKLQGFLCILRNSPNLRRLDVYNQDLPNVYLDVKPTIAYLEASDCLDQTLNCLKIINIMDVERSRSLLLFIKLLLEHSPTLEKISIRPRATVDV